A region of Solanum dulcamara chromosome 7, daSolDulc1.2, whole genome shotgun sequence DNA encodes the following proteins:
- the LOC129896483 gene encoding uncharacterized protein LOC129896483, which produces MANRCKDLPVECWELIFNRLHHKSDFESFSLVSKQFLALTNRLRIGLSVIDSTLLMHGTISKLIHRFPNLNSIDLSKFSGDLDPVLVDLANSVSYTSNLEQLDISNHKKLPFKGLQELGRKLKGLRVLTCSNLTLLRDSDLYVIAQLFPFLEELDISYPSTDYVLDSVYIASEASNLGVTDSGIEVLSVNLSSLRKINVSGNHLITDRSLVALSINCLNLEGVEIDDCPFITLKGILSVLRTCAALSWISVSEIHIAQSSSGFECLSTSRRTLQKLEVSNSIITDEFLIMVANASLPLYTLSLCWCTGFTFSGISKLLCAYQSLKFLSLVQVDFLIDECMNDLSQYLQCIVTIDLSGCGRLTNLTFYTLARNCPSLQEVFMENTGFGTKDCFHNGVRNPRIRAVNLASNRYLDDDSLMNVALMCPNMEFLDVISCTSLTEAGIIAALEVCNQIRDLQLDNCAGIKHIGKGTELPNLEVISAAGSALNDEGLAMIGNRCSRLLKLNLENCKGVTAEGLHTMMKNCRSLREINLKKCPQVSINSLNSLVFSSSSLRRVIPPCCSAFTDSLRGLYLHHGCRVYSG; this is translated from the coding sequence ATGGCGAATCGGTGCAAGGATTTGCCTGTAGAATGCTGGGAACTGATATTCAATCGTCTACATCACAAATCCGACTTTGAATCGTTTTCTCTGGTGTCCAAACAATTTCTTGCTCTCACTAATCGTCTAAGAATAGGTTTGTCGGTGATCGATTCCACTCTGCTCATGCACGGTACCATATCTAAACTCATTCACCGATTTCCGAATCTTAATTCCATTGATCTTAGTAAGTTCAGCGGTGATCTTGATCCCGTTCTGGTTGATCTTGCCAATTCCGTATCATATACATCCAATCTTGAACAACTTGATATCTCCAATCATAAGAAATTACCCTTTAAAGGGTTGCAGGAATTGGGGCGGAAATTAAAGGGTTTGAGGGTTTTGACGTGTAGCAATCTAACTCTTTTGCGTGACTCTGATTTGTATGTTATTGCTCAGTTGTTTCCGTTTCTGGAAGAGTTAGATATTAGCTATCCGAGTACGGATTATGTGTTGGATTCTGTATATATTGCTTCAGAGGCTAGTAATTTGGGTGTGACTGATTCTGGGATTGAGGTTTTGTCGGTGAATTTGAGTAGCTTGCGTAAGATCAATGTTTCTGGGAATCATTTGATTACTGATAGGTCTCTTGTTGCACTTTCTATAAATTGTTTGAATTTAGAAGGCGTTGAGATTGACGATTGCCCTTTTATTACTCTAAAAGGGATCCTTTCTGTACTGCGTACTTGTGCTGCTTTGAGTTGGATTTCAGTGTCTGAGATTCACATTGCTCAATCGAGCTCCGGTTTTGAATGTTTGTCTACTTCTAGACGAACTTTACAGAAACTCGAGGTTTCCAACTCGATTATCACAGATGAATTCCTCATCATGGTGGCCAATGCTTCTCTCCCTCTATATACGCTTTCACTTTGTTGGTGTACAGGTTTCACATTTTCTGGCATCTCTAAGCTGTTGTGTGCATACCAGTCTTTGAAGTTCTTATCTTTGGTTCAAGTAGATTTTTTGATTGATGAGTGTATGAATGATTTATCCCAATATCTACAATGTATTGTTACCATTGATCTCAGCGGTTGTGGGAGATTGACCAATTTGACGTTCTACACACTTGCAAGAAACTGTCCTTCACTACAGGAAGTTTTCATGGAAAATACTGGTTTTGGGACAAAGGATTGTTTTCATAATGGTGTAAGGAACCCGAGAATCAGGGCTGTTAATTTGGCAAGTAACCGGTACCTAGATGATGACTCTCTCATGAACGTTGCTTTGATGTGCCCCAACATGGAGTTTCTTGATGTGATATCGTGTACTAGCCTTACAGAGGCAGGGATTATTGCTGCTCTTGAGGTGTGCAATCAGATAAGGGATTTGCAACTTGATAACTGTGCAGGGATTAAACATATTGGAAAAGGCACGGAATTGCCTAATCTTGAGGTCATTAGTGCAGCTGGTTCAGCATTAAATGATGAAGGCCTGGCCATGATCGGAAATAGATGTTCTCGCCTGCTGAAACTAAACTTGGAGAACTGCAAAGGAGTGACAGCAGAGGGCTTACATACAATGATGAAAAATTGTAGATCATTGAGAGAGATAAACTTGAAGAAGTGTCCTCAAGTTAGTATCAATTCTCTAAATAGTTTGGTGTTTTCGTCTTCATCACTAAGGAGAGTAATTCCGCCCTGTTGCTCTGCTTTTACTGATAGCTTGAGGGGACTTTACTTGCACCATGGATGTCGAGTATACTCAGGCTAG